Below is a genomic region from Terriglobales bacterium.
CATCAAGGTGAATATGACGCTGTGCTTCTCGGCCAACCAGGCGCTGCTGGTGGCCAAGGCGGGCGGCACCTATGTGAGCCCCTTCCTGGGACGGCTGGACGACATCGGGCACGTGGGCATGGACCTGATCCGGCAGATCGTCGCGATCTACAAGAACTATGGCTTCAAGACGCAGGTGCTGGCGGCGTCGCTGCGGCATCCGTTGCACGTCATCGACTGCGCGCTGGCGGGGGCGCACGTGGCCACCATGCCCGCCAAGGTGCTGGACCAGATGTTCAAGCACCCGCTCACCGACGTCGGACTGGCGAACTTCCTCAAGGACTGGGAGAAACTCCCGAAGGAAAGTCGATAGTACATAGCACATAGTCACTC
It encodes:
- the fsa gene encoding fructose-6-phosphate aldolase gives rise to the protein MKFFLDTANLNEIREAAALGVLDGVTTNPSLIAKEGKPFKATILEICKIVQGPVSAEVIATDAGAMCKEAQEYASWDPHVVVKLPTTREGLKACKCLSEQGIKVNMTLCFSANQALLVAKAGGTYVSPFLGRLDDIGHVGMDLIRQIVAIYKNYGFKTQVLAASLRHPLHVIDCALAGAHVATMPAKVLDQMFKHPLTDVGLANFLKDWEKLPKESR